One genomic region from Bubalus bubalis isolate 160015118507 breed Murrah chromosome 24, NDDB_SH_1, whole genome shotgun sequence encodes:
- the MDH2 gene encoding malate dehydrogenase, mitochondrial (The RefSeq protein has 2 substitutions compared to this genomic sequence): MLSALARPAGAAFRRSFSTSAQNNAKVAVLGASGGIGQPLSLLLKNSPLVSRLTLYDIAHTPGVAADLSHIETRATVKGYLGPEQLPDCLKGCDVVVIPAGVPRKPGMTRDDLFNTNATIVATLTAACAQHCPEAMICIISNPVNSTIPITAEVFKKHGVYNPNKIFGVTTLDIVRAHAFVAELKDLDPARVNVPVIGGHAGKTIIPLISQCTPKVEFPQDQLTTLTGRIQEAGTEVVKAKAGAGSATLSMAYAGARFVFSLVDAMNGKEGVVECSFVKSQETDCPYFSTPLLLGKKGIEKNLGIGKVSPFEEKMIAEAIPELKASIKKGEEFVKNMK; this comes from the exons ATGCTTTCCGCCCTCGCCCGGCCTGCCGGCGCCGCTCTCCGCCGCAGCTTCAGCACCTCGGCCCAG AACAATGCTAAAGTAGCCGTGCTGGGGGCCTCCGGAGGAATTGGGCAGCCACTTTCGCTTCTTCTGAAGAACAGCCCGTTGGTGAGCCGCCTGACCCTCTACGATATCGCTCACACGCCCGGAGTGGCCGCCGACCTGAGCCACATCGAGACCAGAGCGACCGTGAAAG gctatCTCGGACCTGAGCAGCTGCCAGACTGCCTGAAGGGCTGCGATGTGGTGGTCATTCCGGCGGGAGTCCCAAGAAAACCAG GTATGACCCGAGATGACTTGTTCAATACCAACGCCACGATCGTGGCCACCCTGACCGCTGCCTGTGCCCAGCACTGCCCGGAAGCCATGATCTGCATCATCTCAAATCCG GTTAACTCCACCATCCCAATCACAGCAGAAGTTTTCAAGAAACATGGAGTGTACAACCCCAATAAAATCTTCGGGGTGACAACCCTGGACATTGTCCGAGCCAACGCTTTCGTTGCAGAGCTGAAG GATTTGGACCCAGCCCGAGTCAACGTCCCCGTCATCGGTGGCCACGCTGGGAAAACCATCATCCCCTTGATCTCCCAG TGCACCCCCAAGGTGGAATTTCCCCAGGACCAGCTGACCACCCTCACCGGTCGGATCCAGGAAGCTGGCACAGAGGTGGTCAAGGCGAAGGCCGGAGCGG GCTCTGCCACCCTGTCCATGGCATATGCTGGAGCCCGCTTTGTCTTCTCCCTCGTGGACGCAATGAACGGAAAGGAAGGAGTTGTCGAATGTTCCTTCGTTAAGTCCCAAGAAACGGACTGTCCGTATTTCTCCACACCGTTGCTGCTGGGG AAAAAGGGCATCGAGAAGAATCTAGGCATCGGCAAGGTCTCCCCTTTCGAAGAGAAGATGATTGCTGAGGCCATCCCTGAGCTGAAAGCCTCCATCAAGAAAGGAGAGGAGTTTGTCAAGAACATGAAATGA